In Lactuca sativa cultivar Salinas chromosome 5, Lsat_Salinas_v11, whole genome shotgun sequence, the DNA window TCACATTTTAATAGTAAATTTTGTATATACATTTATATGTACACTGTATGAAGTAAggataaaatgttatttttattgtAGCCCTACAATATTTCATATATTTGTTTCAATGGTTTCTTGTGATTTTTTTGTCTTTAAAGAGTACGAACTTTTGTTTTTAGGTTTTAAAAGGTCATTATAGAAAATTTGAAGGGGTCACCCGATGACTCCATCCTAATCATCAATTTCCATGTGACACATAATTGCCACGTTGGTGTGAGAGATGCGACCAAATTAGAAAAATCTTATGCTCCCAACTTGTTCATCTTCTTGATTGTTTGGTAGAACCCTTCTCcagtttttttgtttaatttggtCCTTATACAAATGAGTTTGGTTAAAGCATTTGATCGAGCAATTGGGCTGCATAGTACCTGGTTCAATAGATAAGAAGGAAGATGAACACACGAATAAGAATGAGGAATCAGGCCCATTTTTGAGATAATATCCATGAAAGTGTACTCCTCGGGAAGCATATCGTACAAGTCATCCCGTTGCAACTCACATTCTGAATCCTTTTGGGATCAAGAAAATGAGAAAATCTCACTTGATTTGTATGGCTATACGCTTTCATCTTGAACACGAAATCTCTGATTTTTCTTAAACAAAAGCTACAATACCACCATGAATCAGCTAACAAATAGTTGGTTTGTTTGTAATAAACATATCTTGTTTTTCCTTTTTGATATTGGTAAACAGAGGCCCTCCAGCTGCCATGATCGACATTGAATTCGAAGGGATACAAGTAGTTTGTCACACCCCTAAATCGAAACGGCAAAAACGTTCGGGGGCAAAGGACgccatgtttagtatcacaacacatgtatcatagcaatcatagtaacaaacaacctttgtattaatattaaagtgtttacaaagtagtgattcacaaagattgaatccaaaagcaaataacaaaacaagacatgaagctactatacttcatcttctgaatcccaatgCGCGTACCtctctactagtttcctgagaatacaagttattttgaaagagtagatcagcatttaagctggtgagttcataaatatttaAGTGATGACAAGtaagttgtaatttttttttagaaaagttGGTTTGTtcccccagaaaatcctatattttctgatatgatgaaatgaaagtaaaatgactctacaattccttctatgagtactaaatgaatacaagttatatacaatttagagtaaacagacaattgattgtgtgaatctgccctaagcccacaaccaaacaaggaacagggaatgaggcggaggTCACACATCCCATTACTTGTTAGATCTTCACTGTATATAAACTTggcgtattcatttggtacttacagagttaactataatagttctttatttttgatgaaaacattctttaagaaaatcatatatttcctttagtaaaaatagtaaccacaatggttccttctataatcatttagtttatacaagctatatataatctaatatcgaacagatAGTTAAATGGGTGaatttgccctaagcccacaaccaaacaaggaacatgaaatgagatggaagtcacacattccactccgtatcggatattaattatatataactctgatgtataaactaaggtattatagaattaaccacttaaggtcctttatgttatactagtttaatAAGAAGTATTAAACCCTTTTATAAATAAGTTTCTAGTTTCACTAATTCAATTGGGAAACATTGTTTTTGGTAAAAATGCTATTGTTTTCAGAAAGTTCAATCGAAAATTGTTTACCTTAAAAGAATGATGTTTaccatagaaaatcctatattttctataaaaaccgACTGGATGTCCATGTTGTTCTAAGTTTGAAAAGCACAAGTATACTCCCTATACTTACTACAATGATGTCTAGTTTTGTTGATGTGTTTAAACTGAATAAAAGTTGGTTGTTCTGGATACCTGATACGACGATACTACCCTCATATGATTACCTAATACATACGAGTTGCATAAAACCGAGATCGAATAGACAGTTGAATGGgtgaatctaccctaagcccacaaccaaacaaggaacaagaaatgaggtggaaagcacacattccattgtctATCGGACTTCAGTTTTATCTAACCCTAAAGTATACATTGGGTAATCACATagttagatcctttgagatttgtTCATGAAAAGTTCATTACTACGTATATAAATCGTTGTTATCTATTGTGAGTTTTACGACCATACTAATTGGACCGGTTAACCATGACGTATTGTAGACGTCGAAAAGAATATGAGATTTGTCACCCGCAGACTTGCCGTTCCGGTTGTAGCTAACAgtgaggtgtgggattgtcaatcctgtatagatctatacacaaactcgcgctctccctccaggagactctggtcgtAAGGGTAGACTTTCATTGGTACTTATGTGAGTACTCAAAAACGTGTCTCACAAGCTGGATTAAcgactttacaagtaataatgtggaaaatattttttatatttgacAGATAAGTTTATAAAAAGATCCTTTTGTACTTTAAGTTACACTTATTAAAGTTTTAAAGCTTATTTCTATGTTGTATTCAAAGTTTCATGTTCTAAACACAGTTTATTGGTACAAAGACATAATAAGCAATTTATATTTTTGTAACACAACATTTCTTGTGTCATACTTGTATtaccccccttaaaagcatttaaaaccatttaaaagaatgattataggggtatgaactcaccttatgtgggtgattcggTTGAAGGCTCGTgtatggatgagaagttccacaaatgaagtctcgagacacaaacgagtcctaaatgacatataatggcatatataggcatgtaattagtgtttaaaacaactaacatgcaaggaacCAACCTTAGGAACTAGTAAACACTCTCAAtggagtgttagaatcacatatgatggattgaagggagttcacggccacacaaGAAGTGTTCACGACCATGGGAGGGTTCACGGCCATAGAACACatgatgtgttcacggcccaagcatgatcttctaaagggtttacggccatggaaggAGGGTTCAAGGTCTTACAATGGTTCACGACCCAAGATCTTATGAAGGTTTCACGACCGTATGAagggttcacagccgtgaactcttAAAGATCTTAAAGATGATGATGAAAGTGATGAATCAATGGTGTAATCAAAGGAGGTTTCAAGCATAAACAAGAATAGGGACGAGATGCTTACGTTTTGGAGTGAAAAGTGAGCCTTCACTTGATGATACATGAGAGAGAATGGGTAGTTCACGGCCGGAGCTTGGAGAAATGAAGAATAAATGAAGCAATCTCATATATATGGAGGGTGGTTCATAGCCCAagcatgggtttacggccatgaacctATTTTGCGGCCATGAACCACCTTTGAAGGTGTTCTAGGCTCGAGTGCAAACTATTTATTCCAAGATAACGCGTCCTAACACACAATCCTTGAGCGTACTAGGCTTTAGAACTCTTAAaatgacccttaacaaggctaGAAGGCAATGGAATTAAGTCTGACTCTTGGTTGATTGGATGGACTTATAAGATAaagattttcgggttgtcacatagttGTTCAAGTTAAGATGAATCACCGACGGAGGTCCGTCGCACCATCTCAAAAGATCGATGATATGAGCACTCAGGATTTCATCGACACCCGACATTATTAGCAAATCGCCATCTTCAATTCCAACAATTCTGAGAAGATGATCGAACACCAATTGTTGACACGCCTTTTCGATAAACGAATTCTCCCCCTTTCTAAATTGTACACTGATTGTCCCGTAGGTTAATCTAGGTTCAATTAAATCGAATTTTTCTCGATTGATTACGAAATAGTGGGGTTTGGGGATGCTTGTGAAGGTGGAATTCGTTTCGAGAAGAACAAATTGAGTGATGTAAGGGTGGAGTTCGTTCCATCTGGTTGTAAGCATGTCGACCTTGTTGTTAAAGAGAACAACGTCGTATACTTTCTGAGGGTAACCACGAACTTCCCAACCATAGAGTTTGTAGAGCGATGTCATTGAAATATTTTCATGATAGTAATGAGGCAGATTTGCAGTGGAGATTCTTACATTTGTAAGTAAATTTTGTGTTCACTTTGTTtgggtgttcttgattttgtgTATTGCTTTTCTCTTGAAGAACACAAAGGAACCAAAGGTTTGAGTATTCTTGCTTTTCTCTCTTAAGAAGAAGACGAAGTTCGATTTTGTGCTTAAGCGTAATAAGTCTTGACTTACGTGGCAATGATGAGTCGACTCACCACTGAGTCATCACCATTGAGTCATTGTTGACTTGCCTGCTTAGTTGACAGTTGACAAGGCAGTGTAACCTTCAAAAATGGGTAAATGTATGAAATTACCCGGTAAAACACAAGTTCGTACCCTTTAAAGGCAAAAAAAATCACGATGAACCATTTAAACCAATATACGAAACATTGTTGGGCTATAGTGACAATAACCCAAGAATAAAATATGGACTTACATCATAtacaaattgaaaatttttatcTTGGAATATTATATCGTGTTTCTTGTTCAAGGTTTCACACACAAGAAAGGTACACTACGTATATACTATAAATACAATAGATAAGGCAAGAATTTATACTAGAGACATGTTTCGATAAGAAAGAGTTTATAGTCAACCCGTTATGTATAAATACATTATATAGATAAGACATATTATAAGGCATTTATCAAGCAACCAAAGAATTTATTAAATTGTATTTGTCTAGGAAAGTCAAAATCAACGGGCCGACATTTATTGACCTTTACCACATTTTTCTTAACTTCTATACACACGCATGCCCACAAATTATATGTTGATCGTGAAATCTCTAGTTGATGAGGGTTAGGTATTAGGAGTCTCGTTCTAACACATTAAAATACATTTATCTTTTCATAAATTATTGATTTATATACGTATGTAAAATTTTGAATCAGCATGCGTATTTCATTTGTATGTTACATTGGACATTTGTCAAAACAATAGCaagaaaattatataaaaagCGTCTGGATTTTCTTTAAACAGGACATTTCGATGTTTATTATTGATTTGattgatatatttattttctaaaTATTTTTGTCTTAGTGTTTGACTGTTATTTCGTTGATATTAGAAATTTCATATGTGTCATGATGTGTTGACGTCGTTGTAAATGTAAATATAGCCACATTTTTCAACAGGTTTGGATGGTTAAGTTATAAGCATTTCTTGTTTTCTTGTTTCTTTCCATAAGGTAATTTGGTTAAAATACGGATAACATTTATTGTGCGGACGTGAGTAGACAGTGCTATTataatataaatacgttcaaCCACATATAAATATTGTCATTATCATGCATTctcatttcttatttatttttattctcaCGCATCGTTTTATCATTCATTCTCATTCTTACATAATACAATTATTAAGAACACATTATGATATAATgagaatcataaaaaaaaaaatccataataataataatagttatttgaggttgaacgtattcacattaccaaACAACAAATTCTCTTAGGTGccatttgtttttttgaagcgATAGTATCTTAAATATGCGAACCACCTCTGCAATCCTCTGTAGCAGAATAGGGAAACCAAACGGTTGCATTATGTAATaaaaatatgtttgttttttaacctcTGTAGATTGTTGCGATAAGTTAAAGTAAGGTGTGAAGAGGTTTGAAGCAGATAGTCAAGTGTTGCGCCACGCAGCACACATGCATCAGGTTTTAAGTCATaagtcttctgaaaaacaaacagctgCGAAGAGTCAAGTGTTGCACGTGTGCGGCGCAACAATAAATGGCCAGAAGTggtttttaaaaaaacaaacaacaccttctCTTTCGGGATCCCGAAGTCTTCATAGTCAGATCAATATGAGCCTTTTTTGAGACAAGGGAGGAGCCAATATTTTCTTTCTTCATGTGCAACTAGCCACTTGACATGGTCGTGTCAAGATCAGAAAGGGAGAAATGAGCACTAACACATGTAGCTTTGGATCCTGGGAATACCAAAGAAATCTTTAAGATCTCCCAAGACAAGAGATGAAAGTGCTTAAGGATCCTTACCGGTAGCCATAGGGACGATGGCAGTTGAACTTTCTTGGTGATTAGAAGAATCAAGCTTGAATGTCTTATCAATTTCGGTCAGAGCAAGAAAGTTCTTAATTCAATCTTTAGTATCTTCAGTGGGAGGAATTAGCTCGTCGAACTTGAAAGCtgcaaaaaatcaaacaaaataagaAGCGAAAATATCGGGATCCTTAATATAGAGACAAGAAACCCTATCCTTATTTACCTAGGATTAAGGTAAAATATTTTCACCGGGAATCGAGTCACATTTCACGAAAAAGTATCTCCCTTTCCAAGCACCATCGTTTTACTTGGACTTCAAGATAAGGGGTGGTTTTTCAGTCTTAACTTTCAACAGGAAACGAGAGTTTCCGAAAGTTGAAAGATCATAGACATAGGCTAACACGTTTAAACCAATGTTAAGGTCCATGGAACAATTCAGACGATCAATCCAATAAAGAATCCTCCAAACCGCCAGCATGACCTGGATATACAAGATTTTGGTAATTTCGAAGAATTAACAGATAATCCCGAAGAAGGGATAAGAAAGACCTAGGGTGAAAGGATACTCAGGAAAGCAAACCCAAATGGAAGAAATAAAATATGGTTGAATCCTGACATCAAAAGGTTTAAAAACAGTATCGGCAGGAAAGGTTCCAAACGAATTCAAAGCTTCGATACTATTGTCATCGAAGGTATAAGTTTCCTCGTAGGAAAGGATTTTTAGATCTACGAAATCATCGTCAAGTATAGCTATGATGTTTGCACGAGATCGAGCTCCCTTTTTTACCatatttaaaagaaaacaaagaaggagaaaaagagaCAAACGTAGTACCTTCGATGATATTTAGTGAACGCCCGGAAGAAAGTAAGACTTGACAACCCTAAGAAATTCTGTCACTAGTCACCGTTTGGAAATAATAGGAAAATAAATGTAATAGAAAGCATTGTAATATTCGGTTTTTAAGATAATAAGAATCAGATATGTTGTTACATTTATTTGCTAAAAATTGTCCATTAGACTCTAAAAATTAGCGATCAAAAAGTTGTGACGTTTTTCGATACAGTTAACATACTTGGATAGTACATGTTAACGTGATCTCAAGGATATaagattcataaaaatccaactccaaaggagagagttatggattttataaaaatataaatcaaCCACGTAGTtaaaattaattacgtcaaaacaATACTTAGAGATTGGTTGAATTTTGACTAAAAGTGCAAAAAGGTGTTTCGTAGTACTCCTAGAGATATAAACTTTAAGAAAAAATTTGTTGAAAACGGGATCTATATGAgcaagttttttttataaaatcattaatTCTTACCCTTGTTGGGCTCGAAAATGAAAGTCAAAACCAGTCAAAACAACCAAATGGAAAGTTATAGTACCTGTTGAGATCGTCACATAGATATAGAGAGGGTCTAGATTGGAGCacaagaggaagttatgatttttgaaaaAATCATTACTTGCGCTTCAAGTGTGCGCCTCCGCGCGTCGCGCACCTGACACTGGATTCGGTTAGACTGCGAGTGACGTGGCTGAGTAGGGAGGTGACACATGGCAACTTCATGTCGAGCCACGGTGTTCGAGTGCACATTACACATAGGAAATGTGCGACGCGCACCCCCAAATACCGACTATAAATAAAAGGTTGTGCCATTCAGTTTCAGTACACCATCATTcacttctctctttctctctggtCCGTGTGCTACCTCATGGACTGGTCCCCGGAGTTACGAGCTCGTCTCTACCCTACATCAACGGTTTCAAACCCTAGAGTGAGTTCACGACCACTATtttactattttaaatgtttttaaggggaatacatgcttatcaaatggttttataataatgtttattttataaatgACAAATCATTTTATAACAAGTTAGATGTCTTATTGTAGTATAACTGTAGATATTATGTCTAGCTTTAAGCTATGATCTTATGTCTAAAGGTTATAATGCCTAACAATATAGGAGTAGGTGTTACCTAGATGTTATAATCGCTAAATTCCAAGGAAACCTTACTACCTAGGAGTTATGCAAGACAAGATTTAGGATGCGCACAATACTTAGTTGCTACTCTGTCCAAATACcatattaaaataatcataattagggtatatatatgacgatttatatataagataattatgagatcataaatataattatcatatatatatatatatatatatatatatatatatatatatatatatatatatatatatatatataaatcatttgaTGATATATACCTTAGAGAGGTATATACAAAGACAGTgcgatgtgtgtgtgtatgtgtgtgtgtgtgtgtgtgtgtatatatatatatatatatatatatatatatatatatattggtaattATGgtaagataaaagataaaagctTAGGGGTAATGCTTTAGTAAGTTGGTTATTCATTCAAAGGCTTTGATTAAATTCGACATATCCCAATACCTATTATCGTTAATCTTGCGAGAGATAGGAtgttatgtatagatatatacggggcCATGACAACCCCACCTGCGATTACTAGCTACAATCCCGACAAGATACCTTCCATATAAGTTACATTTGACGTCCGATAAAGCGTCGTGATTTGGGGTATATTTACGGTCATAACGttgattaataaatatatcaaaattcatgattttttgtactttttaaacatatattCATATTCGTGTAAAAAACAATATTTCCGTTCAGATTCACATCGTgaacctgttcagattcacattgtgaaccttcTTAAATTCATAGTGTgcataatagtaagtcagattcacaatgtgaatctgaacggatcgagctttttcacattgtgaatattaaaaattgaaatattttacagttaagattcacaatgtgaatctacactgatcgAGGGTTTTTTTTTGTGAACCTTTTCAGATTCATAGTGTGTATAATAGCAAGTCAGactcacaatgtgaatctgaactaatcgagttttttcacattgtgaatattaaaaattgaaatatttatagtttagattcacaatgtgaatccacACTAATCAATGTTGTTTTAGTCGGTTTTGATGTTTTATTAATAGAGTAAAAaaactaatattttttttgtataattagtttttttttttttttttataaaaataaactttttttttgataaaaataaacttaaatattaaaaaaaaactaacaaaatgaagtgagttttttttcaaaaaaaaatcgttttttatatatcattacGGATCTCTATGGAAACAGGATGAAAAATCGAAAACAAgggtatatttattttttttttcaattaaaaatgtggcctaaaaaaattttaaacgaaaaaattAGATGGATTTTTTGGTAAAGAGGTTGATTTTTTAGTATAATCCGGTGTGCGCATCCAATGTACAATTGTACATTTATTTCCTTAGtcgttgatcattatgatttccgaCACTCACGATTGGTTCTTTGCTCCATGTTAATTATGGTTTTTTTATTGAGcctcaacatatatatatatatatatatatatatatatatatatatatatatatatatatatatatatatatatatatatatatatatatatatatatatatatatatatatatatatatatatatatatacggttgagatcggttgagaactcaAAGTTTCCCGAAAACTCGAGAACTAAAAGTAGAGCGTTGGATCAAAAGTATTTCGTTAAGGACATGATAGTCATCTTACCAatttcatttaatgtttaatttttttgttttatttaatatattaatataaatgtctaaaaattaacaaaataactaaaaatttcggatttattttttttaaaaaaataatttttgatttttttttaaaaaatggagattttttaatttttttcaaaaacatgaatttttcaaataaaaaatgaaaaaaaaatattttttaaaaaaaccatcttttttttttttataaaaaaatgcattttttttttcaaaaaaaactgcattttttttttcaaaaacaaactgcatttttttttcaaaaaaacaacattttttctagaaaaaaactgtatattttttttcaaaaaagctgcatttttttttcagaaaaaatgaatttttttcaaaaaaaaaaaaaaaaatagcgaTTTTTATAGAAAAGTGCAAATTTTttcaaaattgcatttttttaacaataaaaaacaatgttttaggagcatatatgtatattttttcaaatgcatatatgcatatttcttatactataatattcgtaagtaaattataaaaatctcatttatgtTAATCATTCTATAAACataatacaagtattttattttatataaaataaaatataaaaaaactacAAAGATTCACAGTGTTATCATTTTTTCATATcaagattttcatattttcttcaatttatcacttttcacctcttcaatattttccaaaaattcttcaaaatctacaagaaaataaaaaaaaattgattaatgcaagaacacgCACATGTATATATtatgtaagattcacatgtgattatataatatGATATTCACATTTGATTATATCTTTTAAGATTTATAtgtgaaattcacaagaaaattaaaaaaaataattaacgaaGAACACTTACACAAAATGCATGTGTGCATATcgacgtaattcatatgtgattcacttgtgatttacatgtgattaatatgtgaatcacatataattcatatgtgattaacttgtgaatcacatgtaattcataggtaattcacttgtaatttacatgtgaatcacaaattaatcatatgtgaattacatgtaaatcacatgtaattcaatgtgaatcacatgttagttacatgtgaatcacatataatgcatatgtgattttcatgtgaattacatgcgactcacatgtaattcatatgatccatatgtgattcactgtgatttacatgtgaatcacatgtaattcatatgtgattcacttatgatttacatgtgaattacatgtaattcatatgtgaattacatataaTTTACATGAGAATCACATGTAATCCATATGTAATTCATttgttatttacatgtgaatcacatgtaattcatatgttattcacttgtgatttacatgtaaatcacatgtaattcaaatAGATGAGATATATATCATCTGTCTCTTTGACTATTTATGCAAAAAAATAATCAGTTTTGGTATACTTACAGTTACATGAACTGAAGGTGGGTATGTGGATGTACAGAGACTATATCCTAAAACACAAAGAAAAAAGGGCAATGTCGGAACATATTCTTGAGGATTTACATCCAGTATTAAAAAAAAGTTTACAGAATCACTCACTATATGTAGTCTTTACTTTAAAGCTCCAGCCTCCATCATACACTCACCAAACCATGAATCTAGTGGAACATAATATCATTAGAATATAATTTGTTAACTTTAATTAGTTATGTAACATATAAAATTAActagcataaataaaacaccatatCACCTACATACATGGTCTCCTAACTCAGAACACACATTATAACCTATACTTCACAGTGAGTAAGAAACATGTCATCCTCTAAGGAATGATAGATTCCACCACCATCAAAAGCAACCAACTAAACAAACTCCACCACACATGTAATTCTTCATGCTAGTGgtaattaattaatttcataagtgcTAATTAACAACTAACTcatgaagaaaaagaaaaaaattatcaatttttttttaaaatgagtaATCATAACTTGTCACAATAAATTTCCAAACAAACAAACCAAAATACCTTCTCCATAGTGCCATTAAACCattaaacatgtaaaacactGCGTATTGGCCTGCCTCATACATACAACACAATTGGATTCCTGAATTAAAAAACAAATTAGACATCCCAGAACTTTAGAGTTCAAAGAAATTATAAATCTTTACATATTTACACATATATAATAAAACTAAGAAATTGGAACACATTCTAGGATAAGTATGAGATTTTACAAAAAACAATACATATTTATTAATGGTAATCAGCATATGACCTTAtacgaatgaaaaaaaaaatcaacctaattcatatatgaatgattatTTTGTAGTTCAAGGAGCAACATTCTAGGATTAGTATATCAATAATTTTATCAAATCTCCATCCAAAAGAATTGTTAATCAACATATCTATTTAAACAAATGGTAAACAACAACTTTAAAGTAAGCATTTATATACTAAATCAattgatcttttttttttcaaaaaaaaaaaaaacttttatttagggCATTAATTGTAAAGCTTACTTTTTTCAAAATGGCAATAATGTCCTCGTGAGATGACAAAGTAGCATGGGATGATTCAACATGTGTGGTGTAATTAGAAGCTACATGTCTTGGGATAGACAAGAGATATATCAAAAAACTGGTTTGAAATCTACATAGAGTAAATAAAGTCAACATAATTTTTTAACTATTAAACTTTTAAAGTATTTTCTAAAAGCTTTACCTGAGCATAAACTTTTCTAACTTCAGAATTTATATCTGTAAAACGTGGAAGATACACTATGAGTCTATCTCCCAAACACAATGCATCTCTATTTGGCAAAAGAAAAGCAACTGACATATATACAAGCAATtacataaatcaataaatcataaTTCATAAATGATTTAAAGGAAACAGATTGTTTAGTTTATAAACTTACATGGTAAATTTGAAACATTTGACTTTGAGTTGCCAGTGACACAAAGGATATGAAATTTTAGAAGCATTTCATAAACTACATGACATCCTCTTTTTATTTGGTAATTAAGAGGTGAAGAAACAATGTGATCGATTTATTTCAAGCTGTAAGAGTTGTTTTGTACGACTTTTTCCATCTTCCTcactataaaatatatatatataaaaaattatataatgtGGTGATGTTAATTATGTAAATTGTTAACATGAATACCTTGTGAGAAGAATTCACAGCTCCAGCTGGATCATTAGGTAAAgaaaagaaacatatattgtgATTTCATTTTGAGATTGAGCAAACCTATTTAACGATGACATCTATAGTATAAtttgatactaattaaataaatatacacAAAATAGAACATGATTTAGCACTACAGGAAGAAATCTCCTACTACTAATCAATCAGGGAAGAAAACGTGAAAACGAGATGTTTACCGTCGAAAAGAGAGATATGTGGCTACCGCCGGTACGAGATATGTGGTCGGGTACATTTTTGGTGAGATAAGAAGCCGTAAAAACACCGATCGATCGAACGCGTCATTATACTCGATCAATATAGGATCATCTTCTCTAATAAAATATTCCAGAACTGAGGCTCATCGATCTTCTCCAATACTCTAGATCTGGTGAAGCTTCAATCGACACCGAAAAAGGAGAAGGGGGAGCAGTTGTCGCGGCTTGCGGTGGAGAAAAAGGAAATCGATTCCAATTTCTAGATCAACGACGACTAAAGATAACGACAATTAGGAAGAACATGAGCGAAGGGAGAGAATGGTGGGGG includes these proteins:
- the LOC111898550 gene encoding uncharacterized protein LOC111898550, translated to MLLKFHILCVTGNSKSNVSNLPFAFLLPNRDALCLGDRLIVYLPRFTDINSEVRKVYAQGARSRANIIAILDDDFVDLKILSYEETYTFDDNSIEALNSFGTFPADTVFKPFDVRIQPYFISSIWVMLAVWRILYWIDRLNCSMDLNIGLNVLAYVYDLSTFGNSRFLLKVKTEKPPLILKSKISTANLPHYYHENISMTSLYKLYGWEVRGYPQKVYDVVLFNNKVDMLTTRWNELHPYITQFVLLETNSTFTSIPKPHYFVINREKFDLIEPRLTYGTISVQFRKGENSFIEKACQQLVFDHLLRIVGIEDGDLLIMSGVDEILSAHIIDLLRWCDGPPSVIHLNLNNYVTTRKSLSYKSIQSTKSQT